A stretch of the Dechloromonas sp. TW-R-39-2 genome encodes the following:
- the ylqF gene encoding ribosome biogenesis GTPase YlqF gives MSIQWFPGHMTSARKKAGETLAMADVVVEVLDARLPQASSNPMIHELRAFRQRPCLKLLNKADLADPVATKAWMEYFEQQPGVKAVAISCKKASDVARVPGLAQKLAPHRCDAVKPLRLMIMGIPNVGKSTLMNALVKKRVAAVGDQPAVTKSQQRIDISSRLTIYDTPGMLWPKIAHPIDGLMLAASHAVGVNAYIDEEVATFLAGFLLEQYPAMLTARYGFSTENMDAVSVIEAVAKKRGCLLKGRGGEYDFEKAAAILLIDYRSGALGRISLETPDLRAERQTQLAALAAAAAAADAEKA, from the coding sequence ATGTCGATTCAATGGTTCCCGGGGCACATGACCTCGGCCCGCAAGAAGGCCGGTGAAACGCTGGCCATGGCCGACGTCGTGGTTGAAGTGCTCGATGCACGCCTGCCGCAGGCCAGCAGCAATCCGATGATCCACGAACTGCGCGCTTTCCGGCAGCGTCCCTGTCTCAAGTTGCTGAACAAGGCCGATCTGGCCGATCCGGTAGCGACCAAGGCCTGGATGGAATATTTCGAGCAACAGCCCGGCGTCAAGGCCGTCGCTATTTCCTGCAAGAAAGCCAGCGACGTTGCCCGGGTGCCGGGGCTGGCCCAGAAGCTGGCGCCGCATCGCTGTGATGCGGTCAAGCCGCTGCGCCTGATGATCATGGGGATTCCCAACGTTGGTAAATCGACGCTGATGAATGCGCTGGTCAAAAAGCGGGTAGCCGCCGTCGGCGATCAGCCGGCCGTGACCAAGAGCCAGCAGCGGATCGACATCAGCTCGCGCCTGACCATCTACGATACGCCAGGCATGCTGTGGCCGAAGATCGCCCATCCGATCGATGGCCTGATGCTCGCCGCCAGCCATGCGGTCGGTGTCAATGCCTACATCGATGAAGAAGTTGCGACCTTCCTCGCCGGCTTCCTGCTTGAACAGTACCCGGCCATGCTGACGGCACGCTACGGGTTTTCCACCGAGAACATGGATGCTGTTTCGGTCATCGAGGCCGTTGCCAAAAAGCGTGGCTGCCTGCTCAAGGGGCGGGGCGGCGAATACGATTTCGAAAAAGCGGCAGCTATCTTGCTGATCGACTATCGCAGCGGCGCACTGGGACGGATCAGTCTGGAAACACCGGATTTGCGGGCCGAACGACAGACCCAGCTGGCGGCACTGGCCGCTGCAGCGGCTGCGGCCGATGCTGAAAAAGCCTGA
- a CDS encoding HPP family protein, with product MKLETRWSEYFRKMRGTTRGSPPRVSNEEIVLSWLGSFVGIATLGLIGQRFFAEGDLVLLIGSFGASAVLVFGAVRSPLAQPRNLLGGHMLSALVGVVCWKCLFFMPWLAGALAVSTAIALMHATRTLHPPGGATALIAVIGSAEIHRLGFWYALVPGLIGPLIMLVVALLFNNLPVSRRYPEIWF from the coding sequence TTGAAGCTGGAAACGCGGTGGAGCGAGTATTTCCGCAAAATGCGTGGAACAACGCGCGGTAGTCCGCCGCGCGTCAGCAATGAGGAAATTGTGCTTTCCTGGCTGGGTTCGTTCGTCGGTATTGCAACGCTGGGCCTGATTGGCCAGCGTTTTTTTGCCGAGGGAGATCTGGTCTTGCTGATTGGTTCGTTCGGCGCTTCCGCAGTGCTGGTTTTTGGGGCTGTCCGCAGTCCGCTGGCGCAGCCAAGAAATTTGCTGGGTGGTCACATGCTGTCGGCGCTGGTCGGTGTCGTGTGTTGGAAATGCCTGTTCTTCATGCCCTGGCTTGCCGGTGCGCTGGCTGTTTCGACAGCGATTGCGCTGATGCACGCTACACGGACGCTGCATCCTCCCGGCGGGGCAACGGCCTTGATTGCCGTGATCGGCTCAGCCGAAATCCATCGCCTGGGTTTCTGGTATGCCCTGGTGCCGGGTTTGATCGGACCTTTGATCATGCTGGTGGTCGCCTTGCTGTTCAATAATTTACCGGTTTCCCGGCGCTATCCGGAAATCTGGTTTTAG
- the fliD gene encoding flagellar filament capping protein FliD translates to MSVNGINSKGFDFSKLLESKSKTPAAGSAGVTDFSSALKLQIANVQSQTVGSLVSSALGSGKVSGAASFADILGGGKTDGTSPLDAMLGGVAGVSGTNGVSAAGRNMALFDPESGYQMMTAINQYAANFKAEVSEMSDLKSWVSTLQQAAIKLGGTDVAAGNEAVRSQVQAFADAYNGWMQRFDGALQTGGVLAGTQAATVSQWELEQSIASPFNGAKSGLRGMADLGLKIDPVSKLATVDNARLDAALANNKTAATETLHEFTANFAKSAELLNSAGNLIGNRLDNLSRAIGYIDSNLQSLQAEFGLGDPAKPSGQLAKALANDNATHGIG, encoded by the coding sequence ATGTCGGTTAATGGAATCAACAGCAAAGGTTTCGATTTCTCCAAGCTTCTGGAAAGCAAGTCCAAGACGCCGGCGGCAGGTTCGGCCGGGGTGACCGATTTTTCGTCGGCCCTGAAATTGCAGATCGCCAACGTTCAATCGCAAACGGTCGGTTCGCTGGTTTCGTCGGCACTGGGTTCTGGCAAGGTGTCGGGAGCGGCGAGTTTTGCCGATATTTTAGGGGGCGGCAAAACAGACGGCACCTCGCCGCTGGATGCCATGCTGGGCGGTGTGGCTGGCGTGAGCGGCACGAATGGGGTTTCGGCGGCGGGGCGCAATATGGCGCTGTTCGACCCGGAATCGGGCTACCAGATGATGACGGCGATTAACCAGTATGCCGCCAACTTCAAGGCCGAAGTTTCGGAAATGAGCGACCTGAAATCCTGGGTGTCGACGTTGCAGCAGGCGGCGATCAAGCTCGGCGGTACCGATGTGGCGGCCGGCAATGAAGCCGTGCGCAGCCAGGTGCAGGCTTTTGCCGATGCTTACAATGGCTGGATGCAGCGTTTTGACGGTGCGCTGCAGACTGGCGGTGTGCTGGCCGGCACGCAGGCGGCGACAGTGTCTCAGTGGGAACTGGAGCAGAGCATTGCCAGTCCCTTCAACGGCGCCAAAAGCGGCTTGCGCGGCATGGCTGACCTGGGGCTCAAGATCGATCCGGTGAGCAAGCTGGCAACCGTCGATAACGCCCGACTGGATGCCGCTTTGGCCAACAACAAAACGGCTGCGACCGAGACGCTGCATGAGTTCACCGCCAATTTCGCCAAATCAGCTGAACTGTTGAATTCAGCCGGCAACCTGATCGGCAACCGGCTGGACAATCTGTCGCGCGCCATTGGCTACATTGACAGCAACTTACAGTCCTTGCAGGCCGAGTTTGGCCTGGGTGATCCGGCAAAACCGAGCGGGCAACTGGCCAAGGCTTTGGCTAACGACAACGCGACTCACGGTATCGGATAA
- the nudC gene encoding NAD(+) diphosphatase: MNQPAYWILRCEHRLLMVSGQGEDAIFPSATAADFGHLSNALEVGQLHGLPCFAVDVAQHPEIEGSTATHLRAVFQLAGPEIFALAGRATQLLDWQNNHRFCGKCGTPTELKAGEHAMQCPACGLLAYPRLSPAIMVLVRDGEKLLLARSPHFKPGVFSALAGFVEPGETLEECARREVREEVGIEIANLRYFDSQPWPFPNSLMIAFFADYAGGELVPDPAEIEAAAWFTADALPILPDRISISRRLIDAALG, encoded by the coding sequence ATGAATCAACCGGCTTACTGGATTTTGCGCTGCGAGCACCGCCTGCTGATGGTTTCGGGCCAGGGCGAGGACGCGATATTTCCATCGGCAACGGCCGCTGATTTTGGTCATCTGTCCAATGCGCTGGAAGTGGGCCAGTTGCACGGTTTGCCCTGTTTCGCGGTCGACGTTGCTCAACACCCGGAAATCGAGGGCAGCACGGCGACGCATTTGCGAGCCGTTTTTCAGCTGGCTGGACCGGAAATTTTCGCGCTGGCCGGGCGGGCGACACAGTTGCTCGATTGGCAGAACAATCACCGGTTCTGTGGCAAATGTGGCACACCGACCGAACTCAAGGCTGGCGAACATGCCATGCAATGCCCGGCCTGTGGCCTGCTGGCTTATCCCCGTCTGTCGCCGGCCATCATGGTGTTGGTGCGCGATGGTGAAAAACTGCTGCTGGCCCGCAGCCCGCATTTCAAACCCGGCGTGTTCAGCGCACTGGCCGGCTTTGTCGAGCCCGGTGAAACGCTGGAAGAATGCGCCCGGCGCGAAGTGCGCGAGGAAGTCGGCATCGAAATCGCCAACCTGCGCTATTTCGATAGCCAGCCGTGGCCGTTTCCCAATTCGCTGATGATCGCCTTCTTTGCCGATTACGCCGGCGGCGAACTGGTGCCCGATCCGGCTGAAATCGAAGCGGCTGCATGGTTTACTGCAGATGCACTGCCTATCCTGCCGGACCGAATCAGCATTTCGCGGCGCTTGATCGATGCCGCGCTGGGATAA
- the glp gene encoding gephyrin-like molybdotransferase Glp has translation MLSFEQALEKLLAAAQPVEEIRSLPLTAAAGRILALAQRSTVAVPPLDNSAMDGYAVRLADISAKGICLPVSQRIPAGTVGTALQPGTAARIFTGAPVPAGTDAVVMQELCEHGEGGVVINHLPRSGENIRRAGEDISVGAEILPVGIKLQPQHIALAASAGLPELPVYRRVRVGVFFTGDELVQPGEPLPPGAIYNSNRYALVTLLEGMGCEVRDLGTVPDKLDATREALRKAATDNDLIITSGGVSVGEEDHVKPAVEAEGRLDMWKIAIKPGKPLAFGEVRRPDAAGKAWFIGLPGNPVSAMVTFMVMVRPFILRLQGAGLLMPRSFAQRADFEWLRPDARKEFLRARINADGGIELYVNQGSGVVTSLCWGDGLVINPPGKTIARGDLVEFVPFAELLS, from the coding sequence ATGCTGAGTTTTGAACAAGCCCTGGAAAAATTGCTGGCCGCTGCCCAGCCTGTCGAAGAAATCCGCTCGCTGCCGCTGACGGCTGCTGCTGGGCGCATTTTGGCCCTCGCACAACGGTCGACCGTGGCAGTCCCGCCGCTCGATAACTCGGCGATGGATGGCTATGCCGTGCGTCTGGCCGATATTTCCGCCAAAGGCATCTGCCTGCCGGTCAGTCAGCGCATTCCTGCAGGCACTGTCGGCACGGCACTGCAACCGGGCACCGCAGCCCGTATCTTCACCGGCGCCCCCGTGCCGGCGGGCACCGATGCGGTGGTCATGCAGGAGCTTTGCGAGCACGGCGAGGGCGGGGTGGTCATCAACCATCTGCCGCGTTCGGGTGAAAACATTCGACGGGCCGGTGAGGACATTTCGGTTGGCGCCGAAATCCTGCCGGTCGGCATCAAATTGCAGCCGCAGCACATTGCCCTGGCTGCTTCCGCCGGTCTGCCCGAGTTGCCGGTGTATCGTCGGGTTCGCGTCGGTGTTTTCTTTACCGGCGATGAACTGGTGCAACCCGGCGAACCATTGCCGCCGGGGGCGATCTACAACTCGAATCGTTATGCGCTGGTCACGCTGCTTGAAGGCATGGGCTGCGAAGTGCGCGATCTGGGTACGGTGCCGGACAAACTCGACGCCACCCGCGAAGCATTGCGCAAGGCGGCGACCGACAACGATCTGATCATTACCAGCGGCGGTGTTTCTGTCGGTGAAGAGGACCATGTCAAGCCGGCGGTCGAGGCAGAAGGTCGGCTCGATATGTGGAAAATTGCCATCAAGCCGGGCAAGCCGTTGGCCTTTGGCGAAGTACGTCGTCCAGATGCGGCCGGAAAAGCCTGGTTCATCGGTTTGCCGGGCAATCCGGTTTCAGCGATGGTGACCTTCATGGTGATGGTCCGCCCCTTCATTCTTCGCTTGCAGGGTGCGGGGCTGCTGATGCCGCGCAGCTTTGCGCAACGCGCCGATTTCGAATGGCTGCGTCCGGATGCGCGCAAGGAATTCCTGCGCGCCCGGATCAATGCCGACGGCGGCATCGAACTCTACGTCAACCAAGGCTCAGGGGTGGTAACCTCGCTGTGCTGGGGCGATGGCCTGGTGATCAATCCGCCGGGGAAAACCATTGCCCGGGGCGATCTGGTCGAGTTCGTGCCTTTTGCGGAGTTGCTGTCATGA
- a CDS encoding ATP-dependent DNA helicase produces the protein MSSLQEIFAPDGLLARAIGGYRVRDQQVEMAERIAAAINSCSVFIAEAGTGTGKTFAYLVPALKSGGKVIVSTGTKTLQDQLFNKDLPMVRDILKAPVKIALLKGRANYVCHYHLEHAQADGRFLTREDAADARRISIFAKVTQSGDKAECLEVSESSPVWAHMTSTRENCLGQDCPNYKECFVMQARREAMAADLVVVNHHLFFADVMLRDEGMAELLPACNTVIFDEAHQLPEVATLFFGDTVSTAQILDLARDARSEAMTHARDFLALPEASKKMEKAAKDLRLAVGLDAGRFSYGQLLEKPEFAPALKLLEEEVSNFAALLETQAERAEGLEKCWQRALELTQAIGHWQKEVDDGYVRWAEAFTHALQLNSTPLSVANIFRKQMGGHPRAWIFTSATLAVQGKFHHYCAELGLGDPESACWQSPFDYEKQAMLYAPLGMPEPNSFGYTDAVVDAAFPAVVAAGGGAFFLCTSLRAMRRTHELLKARLEDEGIDMPLLIQGEGSKNDLLQRFRHLGNAILVGSQSFWEGVDVRGEALSLVVIDKIPFAPPDDPVLSARIEQMKQQGRNAFIEYQLPRAVINVKQGAGRLIRDESDTGVLMICDPRLLSKPYGRRVWQSLPPMKRTKELKDVLDFFARRNGNV, from the coding sequence TTGTCGTCCCTCCAGGAAATATTCGCCCCAGACGGGCTGCTGGCCCGTGCCATCGGCGGCTATCGCGTGCGCGATCAGCAAGTCGAGATGGCCGAGCGCATCGCGGCTGCGATCAATAGCTGTTCGGTGTTCATCGCCGAGGCGGGGACCGGCACGGGCAAGACATTTGCCTATCTCGTTCCGGCGCTCAAATCGGGCGGCAAGGTGATTGTCTCGACCGGGACCAAGACGCTGCAGGATCAGTTGTTCAACAAGGACCTGCCGATGGTCCGCGACATCCTCAAGGCGCCGGTCAAGATTGCCCTGCTCAAGGGGCGGGCCAATTATGTTTGCCATTACCACCTTGAACACGCCCAGGCCGACGGTCGTTTCCTGACCCGCGAAGATGCGGCCGATGCGCGGCGCATCTCGATTTTTGCCAAGGTCACGCAGAGCGGCGACAAGGCCGAATGTCTGGAAGTTTCGGAAAGCTCGCCGGTCTGGGCGCACATGACCTCGACGCGCGAAAACTGTCTCGGCCAGGATTGCCCGAACTACAAGGAGTGTTTCGTCATGCAGGCGCGCCGCGAGGCGATGGCGGCTGATCTGGTGGTGGTCAATCATCACCTGTTCTTTGCCGATGTGATGCTGCGCGACGAAGGCATGGCCGAACTGCTGCCGGCCTGCAATACGGTGATTTTCGACGAAGCCCACCAGTTGCCGGAAGTCGCCACGCTATTCTTCGGCGATACCGTGTCGACCGCGCAAATCCTCGATCTGGCGCGCGATGCGCGATCCGAGGCAATGACCCATGCACGTGACTTCCTGGCCTTGCCGGAAGCCAGCAAAAAAATGGAAAAAGCGGCCAAGGATTTGCGTCTGGCGGTCGGCCTCGATGCCGGACGCTTTTCCTACGGTCAACTGCTCGAAAAGCCCGAATTTGCCCCGGCCCTCAAGCTGCTTGAAGAGGAAGTCAGCAACTTCGCCGCCTTGCTCGAAACCCAGGCCGAGCGCGCAGAGGGCTTGGAGAAGTGCTGGCAGCGGGCGCTTGAGCTGACTCAGGCGATCGGCCACTGGCAAAAGGAAGTCGATGACGGTTACGTGCGCTGGGCAGAAGCTTTTACGCATGCGCTGCAACTGAACTCGACGCCGCTCAGTGTCGCCAATATTTTCCGCAAGCAGATGGGCGGCCATCCGCGGGCCTGGATCTTTACCTCGGCAACGCTTGCCGTGCAGGGCAAGTTTCATCATTACTGCGCCGAGTTGGGGCTGGGCGATCCGGAGTCGGCCTGCTGGCAGAGTCCCTTCGATTACGAAAAGCAGGCCATGCTCTATGCGCCGCTCGGCATGCCGGAGCCGAATTCCTTCGGTTACACCGATGCCGTGGTCGACGCGGCGTTTCCGGCCGTGGTTGCGGCCGGTGGCGGCGCCTTCTTCCTGTGCACCAGCTTGCGCGCCATGCGTCGGACGCACGAATTGCTCAAGGCCCGGCTTGAGGACGAAGGCATCGACATGCCTTTGCTGATCCAGGGTGAGGGCAGCAAGAACGATCTGCTACAACGCTTCCGCCATCTCGGCAACGCCATCCTGGTTGGCAGCCAGAGTTTCTGGGAAGGCGTCGATGTGCGCGGGGAAGCCTTGTCGCTCGTTGTGATCGACAAAATTCCCTTTGCGCCGCCCGATGATCCGGTGCTTTCGGCGCGCATCGAGCAGATGAAGCAGCAGGGCCGCAATGCCTTCATCGAATACCAGTTGCCGCGCGCCGTGATCAACGTCAAGCAGGGCGCTGGCCGATTGATTCGCGACGAAAGCGATACCGGCGTGCTGATGATCTGCGATCCCCGACTTCTGTCAAAGCCTTACGGGCGGCGTGTATGGCAAAGTCTGCCACCGATGAAGCGGACCAAGGAGTTGAAGGACGTGCTTGATTTTTTTGCCCGGCGTAACGGCAATGTTTGA
- the mobB gene encoding molybdopterin-guanine dinucleotide biosynthesis protein B — MKVFGIAGYSGSGKTTLLEKLIPVLTARGLKVSVIKHAHHGFDIDRPGKDSYRHREAGAAEVLLSCHDRWALMHERRDEGEVTLNELLARLAPCDLVLIEGFKQEPVPKLEVYRPENGKPPLFSERSDIVAIATDAELATHLPILPLNDVGAIADFVMTTLELQERPC, encoded by the coding sequence ATGAAGGTTTTTGGGATCGCCGGCTATTCCGGTTCCGGCAAGACAACCCTGCTCGAAAAACTGATTCCTGTCCTGACGGCACGCGGGTTGAAAGTGTCCGTCATCAAGCACGCCCACCATGGTTTCGATATCGACCGTCCGGGCAAGGATTCCTACCGTCACCGTGAAGCCGGCGCGGCGGAAGTGCTGCTCTCCTGCCACGATCGCTGGGCCTTGATGCACGAACGGCGCGATGAAGGTGAAGTGACGCTCAATGAATTGCTGGCCCGGTTGGCACCTTGCGATCTGGTGCTGATCGAAGGCTTCAAGCAGGAACCGGTGCCCAAGCTCGAAGTCTACCGGCCTGAAAATGGCAAGCCGCCCTTGTTCAGCGAACGCAGCGACATTGTGGCGATTGCGACCGATGCCGAACTGGCGACGCACTTGCCGATCTTGCCGCTCAATGATGTCGGTGCGATCGCCGATTTTGTGATGACTACTCTCGAATTGCAGGAACGCCCATGCTGA
- the moaD gene encoding molybdopterin converting factor subunit 1 codes for MSVTILYFAGLKEALGRGSETIELPAGVHTVGALRDWLVAQGRESLAVAKNLRCAINQDMAGLDAAVKSGDEIAFFPPVTGG; via the coding sequence ATGAGCGTCACGATCCTCTATTTTGCCGGCCTCAAGGAAGCCCTCGGGCGCGGCAGCGAAACAATCGAACTCCCGGCCGGGGTCCACACGGTCGGTGCCTTGCGCGACTGGCTGGTGGCGCAGGGCAGGGAATCATTGGCGGTAGCGAAAAATCTTCGCTGCGCTATCAATCAGGATATGGCCGGGCTTGATGCGGCGGTGAAGAGTGGCGATGAAATCGCCTTTTTCCCGCCGGTCACGGGCGGCTGA
- a CDS encoding DMT family transporter: protein MPIPIAYFTIVAIWSTTPLAIQWSALGTGFAFAVMARMLIGATLALVLIVVWRIGFPLHRKARQSYLVGGLGMFGAMLSTYWGAQYIHSGLVSVLFGLTPLATSVLAVFWLGERALRPAKLIGMALGILGLALIFATGHEVSGHQAVLGIAALLLAVFLYSASLVGVKRIGDHSPPLATTAGTLLVALPLFILAWWLVDGQIPTDIAPRAGAAIIYLGIFGSVLGFALYYYVIKHMDAGKVSLITLITPVIALILGNVLNGEMIEARVWLGAGLITLGLGLHQWPMLASAFLRR, encoded by the coding sequence ATGCCCATTCCGATAGCTTATTTCACAATTGTTGCCATCTGGTCTACCACCCCGCTCGCCATTCAATGGAGTGCGCTCGGTACCGGCTTTGCCTTTGCCGTCATGGCCCGCATGCTGATCGGCGCCACCCTTGCCCTTGTCCTGATCGTTGTCTGGCGCATTGGTTTTCCACTCCACCGCAAGGCACGCCAGAGCTACCTGGTCGGCGGGCTCGGCATGTTCGGCGCCATGCTGAGCACCTACTGGGGCGCCCAATACATTCATTCCGGGCTGGTGTCCGTGCTGTTCGGACTGACGCCGCTGGCGACCAGCGTACTCGCCGTGTTCTGGCTGGGCGAACGTGCACTGCGCCCGGCCAAGCTCATCGGCATGGCTCTCGGCATCCTCGGTCTGGCGCTTATTTTTGCCACCGGCCATGAAGTCTCGGGACACCAGGCCGTACTCGGCATTGCCGCCCTGTTGCTTGCCGTCTTCCTCTATTCAGCCAGCCTGGTTGGCGTCAAGCGGATCGGCGATCACAGCCCACCGCTGGCCACGACGGCCGGCACGCTGCTTGTCGCATTGCCGCTGTTCATCCTGGCCTGGTGGCTGGTTGATGGCCAGATACCGACCGACATTGCACCCCGCGCCGGCGCGGCAATCATTTATCTCGGGATTTTTGGCTCGGTACTCGGCTTTGCACTGTACTACTACGTGATCAAGCACATGGATGCCGGCAAGGTATCGCTGATTACGCTAATCACCCCAGTTATCGCCCTGATTCTCGGCAATGTGCTGAACGGCGAGATGATCGAAGCTCGCGTCTGGCTGGGCGCCGGCCTGATCACGCTCGGCCTCGGCCTGCACCAATGGCCGATGCTCGCCTCGGCCTTTCTCAGGCGCTGA
- the arsC gene encoding arsenate reductase (glutaredoxin) (This arsenate reductase requires both glutathione and glutaredoxin to convert arsenate to arsenite, after which the efflux transporter formed by ArsA and ArsB can extrude the arsenite from the cell, providing resistance.) gives MPQLYFNPRCSKCRQALALLQAHGIEPQLITYLEQAPGIEQLTALLAQLGLSDARALMRKGETEYSALDLDNPAHTQAALIATLAKNPNLIERPIFVQAGKAVIARPPEKILAFIQPPNNPA, from the coding sequence ATGCCCCAACTTTATTTCAACCCGCGCTGCTCGAAATGCCGCCAGGCACTCGCCCTGCTCCAGGCGCACGGGATCGAGCCGCAACTGATCACTTATCTTGAACAAGCGCCAGGCATCGAGCAGTTGACTGCCTTGCTCGCCCAACTGGGCCTGAGCGATGCCCGCGCTCTGATGCGCAAGGGGGAAACCGAGTACAGCGCACTGGATCTCGACAATCCGGCGCATACGCAAGCAGCGTTGATTGCCACGCTGGCGAAAAATCCGAACCTGATCGAACGACCGATTTTTGTGCAGGCCGGCAAAGCCGTCATTGCCCGCCCACCGGAGAAAATTCTGGCGTTCATCCAGCCCCCGAACAATCCAGCTTGA
- a CDS encoding glutathione S-transferase N-terminal domain-containing protein produces the protein MKTVIRAFFKTLRIVIGPFMLLGEFVTRPKAMQRPAALQAEVDQQCTSLVLYQYKTCPFCIKVRQEMRRLALNVQKLDAQHPGTNRDDLINGGGMAKVPCLKITDPAGKVQWLYESGEIINYLRSRFASA, from the coding sequence ATGAAAACAGTCATCAGAGCCTTCTTCAAAACGCTTCGTATCGTCATCGGCCCCTTCATGCTGCTTGGTGAATTTGTCACCCGCCCGAAGGCCATGCAGCGACCTGCTGCGCTTCAAGCTGAGGTCGATCAGCAATGCACCAGCCTCGTCCTCTATCAGTACAAGACCTGTCCGTTCTGCATCAAGGTACGCCAGGAAATGCGGCGCCTGGCCCTCAATGTGCAAAAGCTTGACGCACAACATCCCGGAACGAACCGCGACGACCTGATCAATGGCGGTGGCATGGCCAAAGTACCCTGCCTCAAAATCACCGACCCGGCCGGCAAAGTGCAGTGGTTGTACGAATCCGGCGAAATAATCAACTATCTGCGCAGCCGCTTCGCCAGCGCCTGA
- a CDS encoding MFS transporter: protein MSTALSPRSERFFLLTLAGIQFSHVLDFMIMMPLGPILMAAFGIGTHEFGLLVASYSFSAAVSGILAATFVDLFERKRLLLISFALFALATLACGLAPGYSSLMLARGLAGVFGGIMGALIHTMIGDAIPFSRRARASGIVSSAFSISTIAGVPLSLWLANHLGWRAPFVLIAAFSVFFLIVGLRFLPELRHHLSEEKRAHLLSATFSVLGDANHLRALLFSALIIFSGFTVIPYITVYAVNNVGIDQHDVPIVYLFGGFATFISARLIGHWADKYGKVEVYRRVALLATLPLLVLTHAGVWPLWAWLICSTSFFVLTSGRMIPAMAIIASSAQPKLRGTFMSLNGTVQSLAMGLATTLAGFLISLDGSGKIVGYPLVGYVAVAANLLAIWFVSRIVMHGRHE, encoded by the coding sequence ATGTCTACTGCGCTTTCTCCCCGTTCCGAACGTTTCTTCCTGCTGACCCTGGCTGGCATCCAGTTCAGTCATGTGCTCGATTTCATGATCATGATGCCGCTTGGGCCGATCCTGATGGCGGCTTTCGGCATCGGTACGCATGAGTTTGGTTTGCTGGTTGCGTCCTACAGTTTCAGTGCCGCCGTCTCGGGCATTCTCGCCGCCACCTTCGTCGATCTCTTCGAGCGCAAGCGCCTGTTGCTGATCAGTTTCGCCCTGTTTGCGCTGGCCACGCTGGCCTGCGGCCTGGCGCCGGGCTATTCGAGCCTGATGCTGGCGCGCGGCCTGGCGGGCGTGTTCGGCGGCATCATGGGCGCATTGATCCACACCATGATCGGTGACGCGATCCCGTTTTCCCGGCGGGCGAGGGCGAGCGGCATTGTTTCCAGCGCCTTTTCGATCTCGACGATTGCCGGCGTACCTTTGTCCTTGTGGCTGGCCAATCATCTCGGCTGGCGTGCGCCCTTCGTGCTGATTGCTGCGTTCAGCGTATTTTTCCTGATCGTCGGCCTGCGTTTCCTGCCGGAACTGCGCCATCACCTGAGCGAGGAAAAGCGCGCCCATCTGCTCTCGGCCACCTTCAGCGTGCTGGGCGATGCCAACCATCTGCGCGCCTTGCTCTTTTCTGCGCTGATCATTTTTTCCGGCTTTACGGTGATCCCCTACATTACCGTCTATGCGGTGAATAACGTCGGCATCGATCAGCATGATGTGCCTATCGTCTATCTGTTCGGCGGTTTCGCCACCTTCATCAGTGCCCGCCTGATCGGCCATTGGGCCGACAAATACGGCAAGGTCGAGGTTTATCGTCGGGTCGCGCTGCTCGCCACGCTGCCGCTGCTGGTCCTGACGCACGCCGGTGTCTGGCCGTTGTGGGCCTGGCTGATCTGCTCGACCAGCTTTTTCGTGCTGACCTCGGGACGCATGATTCCGGCCATGGCGATCATCGCCTCATCGGCCCAGCCCAAGCTGCGCGGCACCTTCATGTCGCTTAACGGCACGGTGCAATCCCTGGCTATGGGCCTGGCGACGACGCTGGCCGGTTTTCTCATCTCGCTGGATGGCAGCGGCAAGATCGTCGGTTATCCACTGGTTGGCTACGTCGCCGTCGCGGCCAATTTGCTGGCCATCTGGTTTGTCTCGCGTATCGTCATGCATGGGCGTCACGAGTAA